From the Manihot esculenta cultivar AM560-2 chromosome 3, M.esculenta_v8, whole genome shotgun sequence genome, one window contains:
- the LOC110611241 gene encoding uncharacterized protein LOC110611241 — MDKVVEAVETVKKEWDEAYAKMQEHIRAIEEYGKSRRGEVAATQEKNSLPRLNGLAQDGLALLQSLQFKLDLLAPQLPTDDEVKSAQASLESWKNQCQKLRLSLRNANLQAKANMRKAAQEERELLLGGGEESTIRRRNLQTKAGMTSAAESITESLRRTRQLMVQEVERSASTLMTFEESTGVLRKAESEYKGHRSLLMRTRNLLSTMQRQDVLDRVILAVGFFLFTFAVLYVVSKRIGLLKLQRTVTAAIKAGMAGQGEMRPRGVENGVDIGQAYGNVVRKVEVPLGQPMHDEL, encoded by the exons ATGGACAAGGTAGTGGAGGCAGTGGAGACGGTGAAGAAGGAATGGGATGAAGCATATGCTAAAATGCAAGAACATATCAGGGCAATTGAGGAATATGGCAAATCGAGGAGAGGAGAAGTAGCAGCTACCCAGGAGAAGAATTCTCTTCCCAGATTGAATGGCTTGGCACAGGATGGTTTGGCTTTGCTCCAGTCTTTGCAATTTAAGCTTGATCTTCTTGCCCCTCAGTTACCTACTGATGATGAAGTGAAATCAGCGCAAGCGTCACTCGAATCATGGAAGAACCAATGCCAAAA ACTGCGGTTGAGTTTAAGAAATGCTAATTTGCAAGCCAAGGCAAACATGAGGAAAGCTGCTCAGGAAGAG AGAGAACTTCTATTGGGTGGTGGAGAAGAGTCAACAATCCGCAGACGCAATTTGCA AACAAAGGCTGGGATGACATCTGCAGCAGAAAGCATCACCGAGAGCCTTCGCCGCACTCGTCAGCTAATGGTTCAG GAGGTTGAAAGAAGTGCTAGCACACTCATGACTTTTG AGGAATCAACAGGTGTATTAAGGAAGGCTGAAAGTGAATATAAGGGCCATCGGTCATTGTTGATGCGGACCCGAAATCTACTTTCCACAATGCAACGTCAGGATGTTCTTGATAG AGTGATACTTGCAGTAGGATTTTTCTTGTTTACTTTTGCTGTTCTTTATGTGGTTTCAAAGCGGATTGGGCTGCTTAAGTTGCAGAGAACTGTCACCGCTGCCATAAAGGCTGGTATGGCTGGACAAGGTGAAATGAGGCCAAGAGGAGTTGAAAATGGTGTGGATATTGGTCAGGCTTACGGCAATGTTGTTCGCAAGGTGGAGGTACCATTAGGTCAGCCTATGCATGACGAACTTTGA